Proteins from a single region of Pseudarthrobacter sp. NIBRBAC000502772:
- a CDS encoding carbohydrate ABC transporter permease has product MATEIQLPTSPAAVVRRPGSAGRRTARTARQRPNFLGGLGGWAWLAFIIIPVYYVVVTSLKNQAGFFTSNPMMPPTEPTLDNYKLVLENDFAKYFMNSLIVTVGSVVPGLFVAFMAAYAIVRGKGRFLNWTNNLFLLGLAIPLHATIIPIYWMITRAHLYDTLLALVLPSIAFAIPISVLILSNFMRDVPNELFESMRLDGCSDWAMMWRLALPMTKPAVITVGIYNALHVWNGFLFPLILTQSPSTRVLPLSLWTFQGEFSVNIPAVLASVVLATLPLLVIYVIARRQLLSGLTAGFSK; this is encoded by the coding sequence ATGGCCACCGAGATTCAGCTACCCACGTCTCCTGCCGCCGTCGTACGCCGTCCGGGCAGCGCAGGGCGGCGCACCGCCCGCACTGCCCGGCAGCGGCCCAACTTCCTGGGTGGCCTGGGCGGCTGGGCCTGGCTGGCCTTCATCATCATCCCCGTGTATTACGTGGTGGTGACCAGCCTGAAGAACCAGGCCGGATTCTTCACCTCGAACCCGATGATGCCGCCCACCGAGCCGACGCTGGATAACTACAAACTGGTGCTTGAGAACGACTTCGCCAAGTACTTCATGAACAGCCTCATTGTGACGGTGGGCAGTGTGGTGCCGGGACTGTTCGTGGCGTTTATGGCCGCCTACGCGATTGTCCGCGGCAAGGGGAGGTTCCTGAATTGGACCAACAACCTCTTCCTCCTTGGCCTGGCCATTCCGCTGCATGCCACGATTATCCCGATCTACTGGATGATCACCAGGGCCCACCTCTACGACACGCTGCTCGCACTGGTGCTCCCGTCCATCGCCTTCGCGATCCCCATCTCCGTCCTCATCCTGTCCAACTTCATGCGGGATGTGCCCAATGAACTCTTCGAATCCATGCGCCTGGACGGCTGCTCAGACTGGGCGATGATGTGGCGGCTCGCCCTGCCCATGACCAAGCCCGCCGTCATCACCGTGGGCATCTACAACGCCCTCCACGTGTGGAACGGCTTCCTCTTCCCGCTCATCCTGACGCAGAGCCCTTCCACCCGGGTGCTCCCCTTGTCGCTATGGACGTTCCAAGGGGAGTTCAGCGTCAATATCCCCGCCGTGCTGGCATCCGTGGTGCTCGCCACGCTGCCGCTGCTGGTCATCTACGTCATCGCCCGGCGCCAGCTGCTCAGCGGCCTGACCGCCGGATTCAGCAAGTAA
- a CDS encoding carbohydrate ABC transporter permease — protein sequence MSVTTGASRRTLEKGPSGWLAAPALVFFLLFAIIPLFGVLFLSFTRWDGLGEITLDGVSSWTTVLTDPITGNALLVTAKIMFFSFIVQAPISLLLGVFTAAGQKYRAALAVLYFVPLLLSSAAVAIAFKALLDPNFGLGPGLGLPFLTQDWLGNSDLVLFVVVFVIAWQFVPFHTLIYQGGVRQIPTSLYEAAQIDGAGRIQQFFSITLPQLKYTIITSSTLMVVGSLAYFDLIFVLTAGGPGYATRLLPLHMYLTGFKANDMGAASALGVILVVIGLVLALLLQRLGGKNRNDSQLEGA from the coding sequence GTGTCCGTTACCACCGGAGCTTCCCGGCGGACCCTGGAAAAGGGTCCGTCGGGGTGGCTGGCCGCTCCAGCCCTCGTCTTCTTCCTCCTCTTCGCGATCATCCCGTTGTTCGGCGTGCTGTTCCTCAGCTTCACGAGATGGGACGGGCTGGGCGAAATCACGCTTGATGGAGTCTCCAGCTGGACCACCGTCCTGACCGATCCGATCACCGGCAACGCACTGCTGGTTACAGCTAAAATCATGTTCTTCTCCTTCATCGTCCAGGCACCGATCAGCCTGCTGCTGGGTGTCTTCACCGCCGCAGGCCAGAAGTACCGGGCAGCTCTTGCCGTCCTGTATTTCGTGCCCCTCCTGCTCTCCTCCGCCGCCGTGGCCATCGCCTTCAAGGCACTCCTGGATCCCAACTTCGGGCTGGGCCCCGGCCTGGGCCTGCCGTTCCTCACGCAGGACTGGCTGGGCAATTCGGACCTGGTGCTGTTCGTCGTCGTTTTTGTGATCGCGTGGCAGTTCGTGCCGTTCCACACCCTGATCTACCAAGGCGGTGTCCGGCAGATCCCCACGTCGTTGTATGAGGCCGCCCAGATCGACGGCGCAGGGCGCATCCAGCAGTTCTTCAGCATCACCTTGCCGCAGCTGAAGTACACCATCATCACCTCCTCCACGCTGATGGTGGTGGGCTCACTGGCCTACTTCGACCTCATCTTCGTCCTGACCGCCGGCGGACCCGGCTATGCCACGCGCCTGCTTCCCCTTCACATGTACCTGACCGGATTCAAGGCCAATGACATGGGTGCCGCGAGCGCACTCGGCGTCATCCTGGTGGTCATCGGCCTGGTCCTTGCCCTGCTGCTGCAGCGCCTTGGTGGGAAAAACCGCAACGACAGCCAATTGGAAGGTGCCTGA
- a CDS encoding extracellular solute-binding protein → MFNRKLRSTALAAALTLSLAACGSSGPANVSADSPSMWGLTGGNQANTQKSIDAWNTAHPDQSIKLDFFANDAYKTKVRTAIGAGEGPTFIYGWGGGVLKSYVDSGQIEDLTDFIAENPEVKDRYLPSIIKNGQVDGKIYALPNNNVQPVVLYFNKDLFDRIGAQPPKTWDQLMALVPKFKEAGVAPFSLGGQSKWPDLMWLEYLVDRIGGPEVFNNIAANKPDAWSDPAVLESLTKIQDLVNAGGFINGFSSIAADSNADQALLYTGKAAMVLQGGWIYQGMKKDAPDFTKGGKLGFTTFPTVEGGKGDPANIVGNPSNFWSVSSKATDSQKAAALEYIKDGMFTDADTQTLIDSGAVPVVTGIESKLEASPDKEFLNFAYGLAKDAPNFQLSWDQALSPAQGDAMLANLDQIFLNKITPEQFVATMNATIGK, encoded by the coding sequence ATGTTCAATCGAAAGCTGCGTTCCACAGCCCTGGCTGCCGCACTGACGCTCTCCCTGGCCGCCTGCGGTTCCAGCGGCCCCGCAAATGTCAGCGCCGATTCGCCCTCGATGTGGGGTCTGACCGGCGGGAACCAGGCCAATACCCAAAAATCTATCGACGCGTGGAACACTGCGCATCCCGACCAGTCCATCAAACTCGACTTCTTCGCAAACGATGCCTACAAGACCAAGGTGCGTACCGCCATCGGCGCCGGTGAAGGTCCCACTTTCATTTACGGCTGGGGCGGCGGCGTCCTCAAGTCCTACGTTGACTCCGGGCAGATCGAGGACCTCACGGACTTCATTGCGGAAAACCCGGAGGTCAAGGATCGCTACCTGCCGTCCATCATCAAGAACGGCCAGGTGGACGGCAAAATTTACGCCCTGCCCAACAACAACGTCCAGCCGGTTGTGCTCTATTTCAACAAGGATCTGTTCGACAGGATCGGCGCCCAGCCACCCAAAACTTGGGACCAGCTGATGGCCCTCGTGCCGAAGTTCAAAGAGGCCGGGGTGGCTCCCTTCTCGCTGGGCGGCCAGTCCAAATGGCCGGACCTGATGTGGCTTGAATACCTGGTGGACCGCATCGGCGGACCCGAGGTGTTCAACAACATTGCGGCCAACAAGCCCGATGCCTGGTCAGACCCTGCAGTGCTTGAATCCCTGACCAAGATCCAGGACCTGGTCAATGCGGGCGGCTTCATCAATGGCTTCTCCTCGATCGCGGCCGATTCCAACGCGGACCAGGCCCTGCTCTACACGGGCAAAGCTGCGATGGTGCTCCAAGGCGGCTGGATCTACCAGGGCATGAAGAAGGACGCGCCGGACTTCACCAAGGGCGGCAAGTTGGGCTTCACCACATTCCCCACCGTTGAAGGCGGCAAGGGCGATCCCGCCAACATCGTGGGCAACCCGTCCAACTTCTGGTCCGTCTCCTCTAAGGCCACGGACAGCCAGAAGGCAGCCGCCCTTGAATACATCAAGGACGGGATGTTTACCGATGCGGACACCCAGACCCTCATCGACTCCGGCGCAGTGCCGGTGGTCACCGGCATCGAAAGCAAGCTGGAAGCCTCACCGGACAAGGAATTCCTGAACTTCGCGTACGGCCTGGCCAAAGACGCTCCCAACTTCCAGCTCTCCTGGGACCAGGCACTGAGCCCCGCGCAGGGCGACGCGATGCTCGCCAACCTGGATCAGATCTTCCTGAACAAGATCACCCCGGAGCAGTTTGTCGCAACGATGAACGCAACGATCGGAAAATAG
- a CDS encoding LacI family DNA-binding transcriptional regulator, with translation MTAVEQQGKLTLAAIAQEAGVSAPTVSKVINGRDDVAAETRSKVMAVLARTGYKSPVQQRRNLAGRQAVEVVFDSLDSAYSIEVLNGILDAAGAADIEVLLNVTSKQGPSRLTPEQRARRIVDEGRCGMIVVTSAFSEPQLDAFNRRGVPTVVIDPLNPPAGNVVSIGATNWAGGKDATSHLLDLGHRRIAYLGGPDGAECNQARLHGYLAALRARNVPVDDRYIVQGSFRSEAGVRGMRQLLQLDERPTAVFAANDTVALGALAEARRQNVRVPEDLSLVGFDGTYQAEESVPALTSVAQPLQEMGRAALRFILRQMRGETLDSRRVELATNLVIRESTAPPQALGPVA, from the coding sequence ATGACCGCCGTCGAGCAACAGGGAAAGCTCACCCTGGCAGCGATTGCCCAGGAGGCCGGCGTTTCCGCGCCCACAGTCTCTAAGGTCATCAACGGCCGGGATGACGTGGCGGCGGAGACCCGGTCCAAGGTGATGGCCGTGCTGGCGCGGACCGGCTACAAGTCCCCGGTCCAGCAGCGGCGGAACCTTGCGGGCCGGCAGGCGGTGGAGGTGGTCTTCGATTCCCTGGACTCCGCCTACTCCATCGAAGTCCTCAATGGAATCCTGGATGCGGCCGGCGCCGCGGACATTGAAGTGCTGCTGAACGTCACCAGCAAACAGGGGCCTTCGCGGTTGACCCCGGAGCAGCGCGCCCGCCGGATTGTGGACGAGGGACGCTGCGGAATGATCGTGGTGACCTCCGCCTTCAGCGAGCCCCAGCTTGATGCCTTCAACCGCAGGGGAGTTCCCACAGTGGTCATTGATCCGCTCAACCCTCCGGCCGGAAATGTGGTCAGCATCGGCGCCACCAACTGGGCCGGCGGCAAGGACGCAACGTCCCACCTGCTGGATCTTGGCCACCGCAGGATCGCCTACCTGGGCGGTCCGGATGGCGCCGAATGCAACCAGGCCCGGCTCCACGGTTACCTGGCCGCCCTGCGGGCGAGGAACGTCCCGGTGGACGATCGCTACATCGTGCAGGGCAGCTTCAGGTCCGAGGCGGGGGTCCGGGGCATGAGGCAGCTGTTGCAGCTGGATGAGCGCCCCACTGCAGTTTTTGCGGCAAATGACACGGTTGCCCTGGGTGCGCTTGCCGAGGCGCGGCGGCAGAACGTACGGGTGCCGGAGGACCTGAGCCTGGTGGGGTTTGACGGCACGTACCAGGCGGAGGAATCCGTACCGGCGCTGACCTCCGTGGCCCAGCCGCTGCAGGAGATGGGCCGTGCCGCGCTGCGCTTCATCCTGCGCCAAATGCGCGGAGAGACCCTGGACTCCCGCAGGGTCGAGCTGGCCACGAACCTCGTCATCCGCGAATCCACGGCGCCGCCGCAGGCGCTCGGGCCCGTGGCCTGA
- a CDS encoding nucleoside hydrolase: protein MTWRFNVESKPMKPGPKKIILDCDPGHDDAVAILLAHGNPDIELLAVTTVVGNQTLEKVTRNALSVGTIAGITGVPFAAGCGRPLVRTIETAPSIHGETGMDGPAQPESTIELDPRHAVDLIIDIVMAHEPGTVTLVPTGGLTNIALAARKEPRIVERVKEVVLMGGGYHVGNWSAVAEFNIIIDPEAAHIVFNEKWPVVMVGLDLTHQALATPDVVEKIAAVGTKPAQFVMELMEFFTQTYKDAQGFDFPPVHDPCAVAYVIDPSIVTTRKVPVDIELQGTLTLGMTVADFRAPAPDDCTTSVAVDLDHARFWDLVTDALVRIGEPLTETVGTPATAPEMVTAAAATGGK, encoded by the coding sequence ATGACGTGGAGATTTAACGTGGAATCCAAACCGATGAAACCCGGCCCCAAGAAAATCATTCTTGACTGCGACCCCGGGCATGACGACGCCGTGGCCATCCTGCTCGCACACGGCAACCCTGACATTGAACTGCTGGCCGTCACCACCGTGGTGGGCAACCAGACGCTCGAAAAGGTCACCCGCAACGCCCTGTCCGTGGGCACCATCGCCGGCATCACCGGCGTGCCTTTCGCCGCCGGCTGCGGCCGGCCCCTGGTCCGCACCATCGAAACCGCGCCGTCCATCCACGGCGAGACGGGCATGGACGGCCCCGCGCAGCCCGAGTCCACCATCGAGCTGGACCCGCGCCACGCCGTCGACCTCATCATCGACATCGTGATGGCCCACGAACCGGGCACGGTCACCCTCGTCCCCACCGGCGGCCTCACCAACATCGCGCTGGCAGCCCGCAAGGAGCCGCGCATCGTGGAACGCGTCAAGGAAGTTGTCCTGATGGGCGGCGGCTACCACGTGGGCAACTGGAGTGCCGTTGCCGAATTCAACATCATCATCGACCCCGAGGCCGCCCACATCGTGTTCAACGAAAAGTGGCCCGTGGTGATGGTGGGCCTGGACCTCACGCACCAGGCCCTCGCCACTCCGGACGTCGTCGAGAAGATCGCCGCCGTCGGCACCAAGCCGGCCCAGTTCGTGATGGAACTGATGGAGTTCTTCACCCAGACCTACAAGGACGCCCAGGGCTTTGACTTCCCGCCGGTCCACGATCCGTGCGCCGTGGCCTACGTGATCGATCCCAGCATCGTCACCACGCGCAAGGTTCCGGTGGACATCGAACTCCAGGGCACACTGACGCTCGGCATGACCGTGGCCGACTTCCGCGCCCCCGCACCGGACGACTGCACCACCTCCGTGGCCGTTGACCTGGACCACGCCCGTTTCTGGGACCTGGTCACGGACGCCCTGGTGCGGATTGGGGAACCTCTGACAGAAACAGTCGGCACTCCCGCCACCGCTCCCGAAATGGTCACCGCCGCTGCAGCCACGGGAGGCAAGTAG
- a CDS encoding MFS transporter yields the protein MSATLTDTKTSRGNVTALMVALLAACVAFQLNASMLSPALVTMGKELNTDQAVIGLSQTWFFTAAALFSLFLPRLSDIIGRKKILIGMMLLMAVGSVIAAMAPDVTWLFVGRIIQGVSGPTVPLCLIMLRSAVSNPRKYGTLMGLITAVNGGVAGVDSFVGGYFAEHFGFRSIFWLMVVLAVVATALIAVLAGESKPAAGTSMDWLGVFFIVVAVGALLTALNEGSKLVGAFAPGTLLLAIGLVVVAAVAFYCFWTVEKRAKQPMVETVHLRQRSTWAPLLTTTLTMTGIFAVINGIVPAYVQAADPGFGIGPTEMSLIILTPYALLGWLVGPLSGRLAPILGYTKVLRIGMLGSIAALAIIAFFGLSSLPMMIAGTVLLGIMYAGTVNIMLNGLGVVLSPAGNPGFLPGMNAGAFNLGAGLSFLVLPAVLVATSALGDAQASYLSVVVTGLVITVAAFAASLLIPKPVEAEVTE from the coding sequence ATGAGCGCCACCCTCACCGACACGAAGACCAGCCGGGGCAACGTCACCGCCCTGATGGTCGCCCTTCTGGCCGCGTGCGTCGCGTTCCAGCTCAACGCCTCCATGCTTAGCCCTGCCCTGGTCACCATGGGCAAGGAACTGAATACCGATCAGGCCGTCATCGGCCTCTCGCAGACCTGGTTCTTCACCGCGGCTGCTTTGTTCTCCCTCTTCCTGCCCCGCCTGAGCGACATCATCGGGCGGAAGAAGATCCTGATCGGCATGATGCTCCTGATGGCCGTCGGTTCGGTCATCGCGGCCATGGCCCCTGACGTGACCTGGCTCTTTGTTGGCCGTATCATCCAGGGCGTCAGCGGCCCCACCGTGCCGCTGTGCCTGATCATGCTGCGCTCCGCCGTCAGCAACCCCCGCAAGTACGGGACGCTTATGGGCCTCATCACCGCGGTCAACGGCGGCGTGGCCGGCGTCGATTCCTTTGTGGGCGGCTACTTCGCCGAGCACTTCGGGTTCCGCAGCATCTTCTGGCTCATGGTGGTCCTGGCCGTTGTCGCCACGGCCCTGATTGCCGTCCTCGCCGGCGAAAGCAAGCCCGCCGCCGGCACCTCCATGGATTGGCTCGGCGTGTTCTTCATCGTCGTCGCCGTGGGTGCGCTGCTCACGGCCCTGAACGAGGGCTCCAAGCTGGTGGGCGCCTTCGCACCCGGCACGCTCCTCCTGGCCATCGGGCTGGTGGTGGTTGCCGCCGTCGCGTTCTACTGCTTCTGGACCGTGGAAAAGCGCGCCAAACAGCCCATGGTGGAAACCGTCCACCTGCGCCAGCGCTCCACCTGGGCGCCGCTGCTGACCACCACGCTGACCATGACCGGCATCTTCGCCGTCATCAACGGAATCGTGCCGGCGTATGTGCAGGCCGCGGACCCGGGATTCGGCATCGGCCCGACGGAGATGTCGCTCATCATCCTCACCCCGTACGCCCTGCTCGGCTGGCTGGTGGGTCCCCTCAGCGGCAGGCTCGCGCCCATCCTCGGCTACACCAAGGTCCTGCGCATCGGTATGCTGGGCAGCATCGCCGCCCTGGCCATCATCGCGTTCTTCGGCCTCAGCAGCCTGCCCATGATGATCGCCGGAACCGTCTTGCTGGGCATCATGTACGCCGGTACGGTCAACATCATGCTGAACGGACTCGGAGTTGTCCTCTCGCCCGCCGGAAACCCGGGATTCCTTCCGGGCATGAACGCGGGCGCCTTCAACCTGGGCGCCGGCCTGAGCTTCCTGGTGCTGCCGGCAGTGCTGGTGGCCACCTCGGCCCTCGGCGACGCCCAAGCGTCCTACCTCTCCGTGGTGGTGACGGGCCTGGTCATCACTGTGGCCGCGTTCGCCGCGTCGCTCCTCATCCCCAAGCCCGTCGAGGCTGAGGTGACCGAATGA
- a CDS encoding ribokinase, translating into MSSATAGTQGRIVVVGSLNADLTIYCERLPLPGETVHGNGFAVNPGGKSANQAVAASLLGGSVSLVGAVGADANGDMLLSSAAGAGVDISGVRTSATEATGVAVIAVDSNGENNIIISAGANGTLSPVDVAAAAETFDGAAVVCLCLEVSLDTVEAAARAGHDAGATVLLNLSPYAEVPQQLADLTDILLVNAHEASLFLGSAGNPVSAAIPGSDADASDWEAVRLRFAERGLERVLVTLGAYGSVVLDSLAPAGQQLVRVAPIKVKAVDTTGAGDAFTGAVAARLAAGAPLADAAAFASIAAALATTRKGTQAAYPQVADVERLLASGAGAL; encoded by the coding sequence ATGAGTTCCGCAACGGCCGGCACCCAAGGCCGGATCGTCGTCGTCGGTTCCCTGAACGCGGACCTGACCATCTATTGCGAGCGGCTGCCGCTGCCCGGCGAGACGGTGCACGGCAACGGATTCGCAGTGAACCCGGGCGGCAAGAGCGCCAACCAGGCCGTCGCCGCCAGCCTGCTGGGCGGGAGCGTCAGCCTGGTGGGTGCCGTCGGTGCGGACGCGAACGGCGACATGCTCCTGTCCTCCGCTGCCGGCGCCGGGGTGGACATCTCCGGCGTGCGGACCTCAGCAACCGAGGCCACCGGCGTCGCCGTCATCGCCGTGGATTCCAACGGCGAGAACAACATCATCATCTCGGCCGGCGCCAACGGCACCCTCTCGCCGGTGGACGTCGCCGCCGCGGCGGAAACGTTCGACGGCGCCGCGGTGGTCTGCCTCTGCCTGGAGGTCAGCCTCGACACGGTTGAGGCCGCCGCCCGGGCAGGGCACGACGCCGGCGCCACAGTTCTGCTTAACCTCTCGCCTTACGCGGAGGTCCCGCAGCAGCTGGCTGACCTGACCGATATCCTGCTGGTCAACGCCCATGAGGCGTCGCTGTTCCTCGGCTCCGCCGGGAATCCCGTCTCCGCCGCCATTCCCGGCAGTGATGCGGATGCCAGCGACTGGGAAGCGGTCAGGCTGCGTTTTGCCGAGCGCGGGCTCGAGCGGGTCCTGGTCACGCTGGGGGCCTACGGCTCGGTGGTGCTGGATTCGCTGGCGCCTGCCGGGCAGCAGCTGGTCCGGGTGGCACCCATCAAGGTCAAGGCCGTGGACACCACCGGCGCGGGCGACGCCTTCACCGGTGCCGTGGCCGCCCGCCTGGCAGCCGGTGCGCCGCTGGCTGACGCCGCTGCCTTCGCCTCGATTGCCGCCGCGCTGGCCACCACCCGCAAGGGAACCCAGGCCGCCTATCCGCAGGTGGCGGACGTGGAGCGCCTGCTCGCTTCGGGTGCCGGCGCTCTGTAA
- a CDS encoding polysaccharide deacetylase — MTFEAFADSAHPITWPEGKRAAASFTFDVDAESCTIAHDPKSTHRMSLMTHQSYGPKVAVPRLLQILQRQDIRATFFVPGFTADCYPDTVRRIMDAGHEVAHHGYLHEPMQGIDAETEARYIDRGLEALAKVGVEPVGYRAPWWELNWHSPALLADRGFLYDSSLLDGDAPYRFSVAPGDSRDIVEIPVDWTLDDWEQYAFYPGVTGSGVIESPAKVLEMWTLEAEAHHAQGSCFVLTNHPFISGRPSKAVALEKLIARVKSMDGMWVTTMEEIAEHTRRTVEEVHTHARIEVPSFPDTGARFTPAAVHQRNPSGSHSR, encoded by the coding sequence CGACGTCGACGCCGAGTCCTGCACCATCGCCCACGATCCGAAGAGCACGCACCGGATGTCCCTGATGACCCACCAGTCGTACGGGCCCAAGGTGGCGGTCCCGCGGCTGCTTCAGATCCTCCAGCGACAGGACATCCGGGCCACCTTCTTCGTTCCCGGCTTCACGGCAGACTGCTACCCGGACACGGTCCGGCGCATCATGGACGCCGGACACGAGGTGGCCCACCACGGGTACCTGCACGAACCCATGCAGGGGATCGATGCCGAGACCGAGGCCCGCTACATCGACCGCGGGCTCGAGGCCCTCGCGAAGGTCGGTGTGGAACCGGTGGGTTATCGCGCGCCGTGGTGGGAACTGAACTGGCACTCCCCTGCGCTCCTGGCGGACCGAGGTTTCCTCTACGATTCGAGCCTGCTCGACGGCGACGCACCGTACCGTTTCAGCGTCGCCCCCGGCGACAGTCGGGACATCGTGGAGATCCCGGTCGACTGGACCCTGGACGACTGGGAACAGTACGCGTTCTACCCCGGAGTCACCGGCAGCGGCGTCATCGAAAGCCCGGCCAAGGTCCTGGAAATGTGGACCCTGGAGGCGGAGGCACACCATGCCCAGGGCAGCTGCTTTGTCCTGACCAACCACCCGTTCATCTCTGGGCGGCCATCCAAGGCCGTCGCCCTGGAAAAGCTGATTGCCCGGGTGAAATCAATGGACGGCATGTGGGTCACCACCATGGAGGAGATCGCCGAACACACCCGCAGAACCGTCGAGGAGGTCCACACCCACGCCCGGATCGAGGTCCCTTCCTTCCCGGACACGGGGGCCCGGTTCACGCCGGCCGCCGTTCACCAGCGGAATCCATCCGGCAGCCACAGCCGGTAG